The stretch of DNA CAAGAGGATGTTGAGTTTGACCAGCGTGTCGTCGTAGTCCCGAATCCGCGCGAACGTGCGGCGGTGCGATCCCCACATGAACGCGATCACCAGAAACCCAATGACATATGAGATGACCTGTGGCCAGGTGTCCCACAGATCGCGAGCCAGCACGCCTTTCGCGTCGCTGTCGCTCAGATCGGGAATCTCGATGCTGACGACGAGCAGTGTCATGGCAAACGCGAAAACGCCATCGCTCAAGCTGATGAGTCGGCTCAGCTCGCCGACCCGCTCTTCTCGTTCTTCTCCCGCAATCTCGACCTTTTCGGTGCCGGGAGCCTGCTCGTCACGATCGACCATGGCGTCTGTCTGGGCATCGGAAGGAATCTTGCACAAGGCAGTGTATGCCAGATGCGGGCGCTCCTTCGTGACCGTCGAATTCCTGTAGGTGTCCTGAGCGATGGGAATAGCGCAAAATGTTGGAGTACACGCGGTTCGAGTTGGTGAGTCCGCACACCACCGAATAGCCAAGGGAGACACGTGCATGAGCACAGGATTGACGCCGGGGGTCCATTGCATTGCCGCGACCCCGTTTCTGCCGGATGAGTCGCTCGATCTCGCCAGTGTTGGCACTCTCATGTCTTATCTGGCGCAGGGTGGATGCAGGGGCGCGCTCGTGCTTGGCGTGCTGGGAGAAGCAGACCGTCTCAGCGACTATGAGCGTGATCAGGTTCTGAATGCTGCCCTCGAAGCGGGGGGCGACGATCTGCAAATCTCGGTTGGCGTGACACACAACTCGACGGTCGTTACCAGGGCGCGCGCCGATGCCGCCCAGAAAGCTGGCGTCGCGGCCGTGATGGTTTCCCCGCCACCGGGGAGTTCGGCGGGACCAGCCTTGAAGGAACATTTCAAGCGCGTCGCGGCTGATCTCACCATTCCGTTCATCGTGCAGGATCACCCAACGTCGAGCGGTGTGAAGATGCCGGCCGAGTTCATCGCCGGTCTGTATGAGTTCTTGCCGCCTGGCTCGATCTGTAAACTCGAAGATCCGCCCACCGCGGTCAAGATGCACAAGCTGCGGCAACTGGAACCCGGCTACCAGCTCTTTGGCGGTCTGGGCGGCGTATCGCTGTTGCATGAGCTCGATGCCGGCGCGGCTGGCGTGATGACCGGATTTGCCG from Thermomicrobiales bacterium encodes:
- a CDS encoding TMEM175 family protein → MCKIPSDAQTDAMVDRDEQAPGTEKVEIAGEEREERVGELSRLISLSDGVFAFAMTLLVVSIEIPDLSDSDAKGVLARDLWDTWPQVISYVIGFLVIAFMWGSHRRTFARIRDYDDTLVKLNILLLMFVAFLPFPTGILGEYGDLAIPAVFYAVILLTISVLFIVIIDHLDQHRELMTRRGKGFDFPRAKTRHLVTAGIFLLSIPAAFAFPGFGQLIWILLAFNHKISEVLLPHLPGRFHERPGQA
- a CDS encoding dihydrodipicolinate synthase family protein, with amino-acid sequence MSTGLTPGVHCIAATPFLPDESLDLASVGTLMSYLAQGGCRGALVLGVLGEADRLSDYERDQVLNAALEAGGDDLQISVGVTHNSTVVTRARADAAQKAGVAAVMVSPPPGSSAGPALKEHFKRVAADLTIPFIVQDHPTSSGVKMPAEFIAGLYEFLPPGSICKLEDPPTAVKMHKLRQLEPGYQLFGGLGGVSLLHELDAGAAGVMTGFAAVEALVEIVSAYQAGDRELASAAYEQALPLMVFEAQPGAGVALRKEILRRRGAIAHGTVRQPAPTPDAFALSLLDDLMSARSSGVPA